The Oscarella lobularis chromosome 8, ooOscLobu1.1, whole genome shotgun sequence nucleotide sequence CTGTAAGGCCCTAAAAAAACACTCGCACCTGACCGTCGACCCCCTATTTGGCGAAGCCGCAAAATGCCATATCCCGTCGCGCggttttcgccgtcgtttttccttcgcgcgcgcgcgctttcCTCCCCCGCCCCGACTCAGACTCACATATGGCTTTGTTTATTTGCCCGGCAGCGAGGCGTCGTCGGACCGTTTTGTCGACGCCCAACGGGggcctcgccgtcgccggacgACGGGCGACGCGCGGCACCGTCGAATTGggtctcgtcgccgatcgcgatctcgtcgacttCTACGGGAATCACACAGAGACGTATCTACTTACGATTATGAACGTCGTAAGTGGCCTCTAATATGTACTAATTCGCTTTGCACCCGACGGAGACGGACTCCTACGCCGCTGAAATCGCtctgtttttgtttttgcggGCGCTGCTCGTTGTTTGTTGATGCGTTTTTACGCACGCGTGCGCGTGTGTTTTTTGGGGGGGGCCCCTCTCGTTTGACGTAAACGTAAACGTGTTTCGAATCTTTTCTTCGCTGATAAGAGCGTCTCGACATTAGGTGACAAGTCTctacggcgacgcgacggtgagcgatctcgtcgacgtcgttctcacGCGCTTGATTCTATTGCAAGACGACACAGTACGGGAAATCTTCCCGCGCTCTCCGAGGGCGCCATTAGCGgtctttatttttagctcGGTTTGTCGGTGAGCCGAAATGCCGATCGCGCCTTGACCGACTTCTGCGTGTGGCAAAGAGGAATTAATTATCAGCGAGGAACTAGACACCATTACGACGTTGCCATACTATTGACACGGTACAGCGCGGTCCCTATTTAATATAGCAGAGGTCACTATAACTGAATATATCGACAGTAAGGACATTTGCGATGGAAATCAAGATTGCGATTTACTCGGTAGGAGAAATAGACGTTCCTctatcaatcaatcaatcaatcaataatcaTTCCTATCGCGTCTTTTTACCACAAGGTTTGGCTAATATTGGATCGGCGTGCGAATCGAAACGAAGTTGCGCCGTCGTACAGGACGTCGGCTTCGCTTCATCTGTTGCTATTGCGCACGAATTGGGCCACCTGTAAGTATTGCAAATTGCAGAAGGGGGAAGCCAGAGGGCCCCCACCTGCTCATACCCATTAGGGAAGCCAGCCAGTCTTTAGAGCAATCCCTTCCTCTCATTTAGTTTGGGTATGaaacacgacgacgtcgcctgtTCACAATCCCCTTCCAATCACGTCATGTCGACGAGCGTTTCCTCAACATCCTGGGGCGACGGCAATCGTGCCCGCTGGTCTGATTGCAGTCGGCGCTATTTGATCAAATTTCTCGAGTAAACGAAAACCCCTCCCACCCCACCTCCTCCAAACGTTATTTTTTCGCAGCGACGGTCGCGGCGAATGTCTCGCCGACGTGccgctcgtcgaaaacgaccaCGTGTCGACGCATCGCGGTGAAAACGTACGCGGCGTGCTACCCGGCGAGATTTTCGCGAGCGAGCGCGCCGCCCAGTGCCGATTTCTGTACGGATCGCGTGCCAAGCCGTGCGCAAGTCACACGCACGTACGTAGACGAAATAAAGACCAAGCTATCTCGATAACGCGCGGTTTTGAAAAGGAGAGTAGATGCCATTCGTTGAAGTGCTACGTTCCCGGGCGATCGTGTACGGGAGTTCCGTTGGCTGACTACACCCCGTGCGGTCACGAAAAGGTATTCATCTTTCGAAcgatttgattttcttcttcgatgcGTTATCGTAGCATTGCTTCGGTGGCAAGTGCCtgcgcgccgacgccgccgctcgagcgcgcgtcgacggcgcctGGTCGTCGTGGAGCTCATACGACACGTGCACGCGCACgtgtggcggcggcgttcaGTTATCGCGCCGCCAATGCAACAATCCGAGGTATGCCAAAGACTTGCGCGTACGAAACGCGAAATCGATCCTCTCTCTCCCAGACCGCAAAACGGCGGCCGATactgcgacggcgattcgatACGATACAAATCGTGCGCGACGAAAAATTGTCCGCGCGAcgcgccgtcgtttcgcaaCGTCCAGTGCGCGGagttcgacggcgacggcgatcggACGATCAAAGACGCGACGGCCACTTGGACGGCCAAGCATAGCGCCGGTAAGCGGATCTCCCTGTTTGTTGGATTAGAAGCCGGCGTGGGATGTTTGTTCGGAATGATACATGTTGTGTACATAATCCATGGTGCACGTGTGCACGGGGAGGACATAAACGTTGTATGTATATCTATGATGCACGTGTGCGCGCGGTTAATTCATATATCCGAAGCTCCCATAATACCATTAGGGAAGTGGGACGGAAGGGATTTCCTGTGCGCTATCGTTACGTCTCTTTTGCTTATCTTTTAGCTAAATCGGATTTGTGTCGACTGGTGTGCGGTCGAGGATCGATTGTGGTCGTTCGTGCGTCTACGGTGGTTGATGGGACTCCTTGTGGGTTCAATGGATTGGGACGGTGCGTTCAAGGACAGTGTCTCGTGAGTGCGGCGGAAATTTTGATACAGGATGCGGTGATGACGAAGGGTGTCTGTTTTATAGGCGGCCGGCTGCGACAACGTGATCGGGTCGAACAAAACGACGGATCGGTGCGGCGTGTGCGGCGGGAATAGTTTGAATTGCAAAATGGTCGAAGGTGAAATGAGACCCCGTCAAAGAGGTACTCAgtcgcaaaagaaaacattccTTTTGTCTGACTATCGACTGCCGCAAGGATTTGTAACTGTGCTGGATATACCCGCTGGAGCGTCTGAGGTTGAAGTGAAGCAGGTGTCTAGTGGCTACAGAGACGGTTGCTATTTAGGTGAGCAGCAAAAcgaattctttcttttgcgtCGAGCTTGCTTTTTGTCTAGCTTTACAAACGGAGGCGGGCGGATACGTTTTTAATGGAAATTTTAATATTCAAATGCACAAGGGCGTCTTTTCGGCGGCCGGGACTCAAGTGCTCTATACCGGCGCTGGTGCCTCGCAGGAGATGATCAAAGTCAATGGGccgacgtcagaaaaattgACAGTGAAGGCAAGTCAGTTGGTCACTCAGTGGGCATAGTGTTATGTTTATCATTGAGAAGGTTCTCAATTTGGTGCTCAATCCGCCTGAAATTTCGTATAAATTTGTAATGAAGAAGCAGAACACGATTGATGATTATCAGTGGAAACACAACACTACCTGGTCTCCTTGCTCAAAAAAATGCCAAGGTAGGGAGCCGTGATTCGCTCATAAATCCTTATCAACGAACGTACACTTTAGGTGTCAAGACTCAAAAAGTTCGGTGCGTCTTGGTGTCTTCTGGCGAGGCTGTAGACGATGGCAATTGCACGGGACTTGCGAAGCTCGAGCCACGCACTCAACCTTGCAATACTCCATGTCCAGCCAAGTGAGATAATATTTTGCTTTTAGTTACGCTAATACTATCATTTCGTTCTTTTCAGGTGGTTTATTGGAAAGTTTTCTTCGTGCTCTTCGTCATGCGGCAGAGGCGTGATGACGCGAAACGTTGTCTGCGTGCAAAATCAACAAAGCGTTTCGAATAGCTTGTGTGCCGAGGAGAAGCCCAGCACGTCGATGGAGTGCAACTCGGGCCCATGTCCAACGTGGAAAGCGGGACTTTGGAAACAGGTCAGCACACTGGAGAGTAAGGGGCTCTAAAATTTAACCTGCTTTCGTATGTTTAGTGTACTGGATTTTGCTTCGATGCCATTCAATCCAGAACACTTCAGTGTGTCAGCAATTCGGGCAGAGTTGTTTCGACAGAGTCGTGTAGCGCAAGGGAAAAGCCAGCTCTCGTGAGACCGTGCAAGGCCGCTTGTCCCCGCTGGCAGACCGAAGACTGGGGTCAGGTAAGCAAGAAGATTTATATGCAGACGTTCCAAAACACATGAGGCTTTTGCTTAGTGTTCAAAGTCTTGTGGCAGTGGAGTGCAAAATCGCGCCGTGAAATGTTTGGATGACGACACTCGCCAGCTGCTGTCAGACGATTCCTGTGCCAAGTTAAATAAACCGGAAACAGTTCGCCAATGTTTGATACGAGAGTGCGCTGCGTGGGAAGTAGGCAACTGGACACAGGTTTGCTTTGAAACAAGAGTGCAGACATCACCTAAGCATTCTGACGAGTGTCTCTAGTGTTCTTCTGTTTGTGACGGGACTCAGTCACGACCAGTTCAATGCGTTGGCGTAAATAGAGACAGAGTGGCGTCGAGCCATTGCGCTGGCGTAAAGAGGCCTCTACACGCTCGACGATGTTCTCGCGTCGATGGAGGTTGCAGTGGAGCTCACTGGTCAAAAACCAAATGGTCGACCGTAAGGAAAGATTACGCATAATGGGCATCGAATCTTATCATTCATTATTTTTAGTGTAATACCGCCTGTGGAAAAGGGGAAAAAAGTAGACACGTTTTCTGCTCAAATGGACTAGGAAACAAACTACCTGACAACGTTTGCAAAGGAAGGAGGCCTATTCTAGTAAGATCGTGTCGTGGAAAATCGTGTGGCACGTGGAAACTTGGAGCCTGGGAGGACGTAAGTGAACCCCTTGGGAAGTGTTTGCAATTGCAATCCGTTTACTAGTGTTCTGCTACGTGTGGAATTGGAGTGCGACTAAGGAGTGTGAAGTGCGTTCTGCCGGACGGAAGGGAAGTAAAGAGTTGCCTTTcgaagagacccgttgactcCAAGCGCTGCAAGAAAGCAGCGTGCCCGACGAGCGAGAACGCGAACGTAAACGGCAAGAGTGCAAATGCGTGCGAGGATAAGGATAGCTATTGCGCTACCTAtgtttcgtcgtctcgacagTTTTGCTTTATTGAAGGATTCAGGCGGAAGTGCTGTCATTCGTGTCGTGTAGTCTCGTGAACGGAGTATATAAAGTCTATAGCCTAATTTTATACACGCTACCGTGTgttagaaaaataaattggAAATTGAAAGGggcgtttctcttttcgtctcGACCGGAATGCctagtcacgtgaccgttTGAAGCGAAGCCAGAGGCTACAGTACACTATATAAACAGCAACTAACGACGCAGCGACATCCACTTTTACGTCGTGTGCGGAGCGAAGTGAAAGGGCATTCCGAAATTGTCGCTCGCACACATGCGCAGTACAATCGCTAAGAAGGGCGTGGAGGCTGTCTCGTCGCCCACTTtcgctcgtcttcgctcgccTTCATTCTGCGCGatgcttctctttttctgttgctttGCAGTGTGCTCGGCGTTGGCAGGTTAGAGGCGTGGTCCTCATCTTGTGAACTTGCGTTTCGTGGTCTAACAACGCTTTTAGATCCTTTGATTGACATCTACTCGAATGCGACAGTGACTTCGTCGAGTGTGCTCGAGGATGAAGGAATCAAGTTTGTCCCGCAGTGGGCTGTCGACAGAGTTAGCAGTCGGTTGTGGTCCAACTGCTTTGTTTctaaaaaggaaatgaatCCGTGGTGGAGATTAGACTTGGGGAAAAAGCAAACAATTAATTTGGTGCACGTTGACTTTCGAGACGACAGTCTCAGTCATCAGCTAGACGTGAAAAAGGAGGACATGGATGGCTTTACGGTCTAtgtagatgacgtcagtgacTCCACCACTAGTGGACATACGGGGTGTGGAGGCGCAATCAGTTCATTTGATGGTACCAAAACTCGACTAGCCTTCCAGTGCACGGGCACAGAAGGACGGTATATTCACGTGATTGTC carries:
- the LOC136189825 gene encoding A disintegrin and metalloproteinase with thrombospondin motifs 15-like, which encodes MLHLSLIFVLFVFHSSPSRADETLDFIGLRRPKLVASPLAYRIDLGENRSESIILTVPLRRVNRLASAGVVVESRHRGDVTRQRTIDPSCLFIGESSHPFARAAVNLCDGLSAVVDTDDAQYLIRPLTGSATTASDGVHKVHRLRRAAPSRRRRTVLSTPNGGLAVAGRRATRGTVELGLVADRDLVDFYGNHTETYLLTIMNVVTSLYGDATVSDLVDVVLTRLILLQDDTLGLSVSRNADRALTDFCVWQRGINYQRGTRHHYDVAILLTRKDICDGNQDCDLLGLANIGSACESKRSCAVVQDVGFASSVAIAHELGHLLGMKHDDVACSQSPSNHVMSTSVSSTSWGDGNRARWSDCSRRYLIKFLDDGRGECLADVPLVENDHVSTHRGENVRGVLPGEIFASERAAQCRFLYGSRAKPCASHTHESRCHSLKCYVPGRSCTGVPLADYTPCGHEKHCFGGKCLRADAAARARVDGAWSSWSSYDTCTRTCGGGVQLSRRQCNNPRPQNGGRYCDGDSIRYKSCATKNCPRDAPSFRNVQCAEFDGDGDRTIKDATATWTAKHSAAKSDLCRLVCGRGSIVVVRASTVVDGTPCGFNGLGRCVQGQCLAAGCDNVIGSNKTTDRCGVCGGNSLNCKMVEGEMRPRQRGFVTVLDIPAGASEVEVKQVSSGYRDGCYLALQTEAGGYVFNGNFNIQMHKGVFSAAGTQVLYTGAGASQEMIKVNGPTSEKLTVKVLNLVLNPPEISYKFVMKKQNTIDDYQWKHNTTWSPCSKKCQGVKTQKVRCVLVSSGEAVDDGNCTGLAKLEPRTQPCNTPCPAKWFIGKFSSCSSSCGRGVMTRNVVCVQNQQSVSNSLCAEEKPSTSMECNSGPCPTWKAGLWKQCTGFCFDAIQSRTLQCVSNSGRVVSTESCSAREKPALVRPCKAACPRWQTEDWGQCSKSCGSGVQNRAVKCLDDDTRQLLSDDSCAKLNKPETVRQCLIRECAAWEVGNWTQCSSVCDGTQSRPVQCVGVNRDRVASSHCAGVKRPLHARRCSRVDGGCSGAHWSKTKWSTCNTACGKGEKSRHVFCSNGLGNKLPDNVCKGRRPILVRSCRGKSCGTWKLGAWEDCSATCGIGVRLRSVKCVLPDGREVKSCLSKRPVDSKRCKKAACPTSENANVNGKSANACEDKDSYCATYVSSSRQFCFIEGFRRKCCHSCRVVS